A region from the Thermoplasmatales archaeon genome encodes:
- a CDS encoding cytosine permease produces MTEQVLGTDSAFTPEKLDIQPVPDNIKGPDARSLFYIWFASNLTIGDFALGFLPIFFGFGLVTTIIALIVGNVIGASMLGLMSAIGPKSRVPQMVMGRRSFGNRGGSIMSVLQWLNTTGWLTINTVLAAFALSLLISGTLLIYSVILVAAIVGISAYFGQKFIHKFEKLMSYLLGIMFIVVTYFALDHLHWTLAYSSNSNLSMFTQFGIVLALSFSYIMSWGPYASDYSRYIAPNTGMSRVFSYSFLGGFAASLWLEIAGMLVAIASGMAATANPASALAPIMGRYFDIGLVGIVLGGIAANSINLYSNSLSIRAAGLKLKRITVVIIMSVVAVIFSLISVVNGFNYSYETFLYLLDYWITPWIGIILADFFIVNRGKRYGQTSNAKYNLTGIVSYCASIIISIPFMAPSGFPYGPVAQALGGVDLSYYVSFVLAMVLYVVMNMISPRMHKKAAAIINVN; encoded by the coding sequence ATGACCGAACAGGTGTTAGGTACAGACTCCGCGTTCACGCCCGAGAAGCTTGATATCCAACCTGTTCCAGATAATATCAAAGGCCCTGACGCCCGTTCACTTTTCTATATCTGGTTTGCTTCCAACCTCACAATTGGCGATTTTGCCCTGGGATTTCTTCCCATATTTTTTGGATTCGGGCTGGTAACAACAATAATTGCCCTGATTGTCGGGAACGTTATTGGCGCTTCCATGCTTGGCCTCATGAGTGCCATTGGGCCAAAATCACGTGTTCCCCAGATGGTCATGGGAAGGAGGTCTTTCGGAAATCGTGGCGGGTCCATAATGTCTGTCCTTCAGTGGCTGAATACGACCGGATGGTTGACCATCAACACGGTGCTGGCTGCTTTTGCATTAAGCCTGCTCATCAGCGGAACTCTGCTCATCTATTCCGTAATACTCGTTGCGGCTATTGTCGGAATTTCTGCTTATTTCGGACAGAAATTCATTCACAAATTTGAGAAATTGATGTCGTACCTCCTCGGAATAATGTTTATAGTTGTGACTTACTTTGCGCTGGACCATCTTCACTGGACCCTGGCATATTCCAGCAACTCCAATCTGTCCATGTTCACACAGTTCGGGATTGTCCTTGCACTCTCCTTCTCGTACATTATGAGCTGGGGACCATATGCTTCTGACTATTCCCGGTATATCGCTCCGAATACCGGGATGAGCAGGGTGTTTTCATACTCTTTCCTTGGAGGCTTTGCCGCCTCGTTGTGGCTCGAAATTGCAGGAATGCTTGTTGCAATTGCCTCTGGAATGGCTGCAACCGCGAACCCGGCCAGTGCTCTTGCACCAATAATGGGCAGGTATTTTGACATTGGTCTGGTTGGTATTGTGCTGGGAGGAATTGCCGCCAATTCTATCAACCTCTATTCCAACTCACTTTCAATTAGAGCTGCTGGCCTAAAGCTGAAGCGCATAACTGTTGTCATCATTATGTCTGTTGTTGCAGTAATTTTCTCCTTAATCTCGGTTGTCAATGGCTTCAACTACTCTTATGAAACTTTCCTTTACCTGCTGGACTACTGGATCACTCCGTGGATAGGGATCATCCTGGCGGACTTCTTTATAGTTAATCGCGGGAAGAGGTATGGGCAGACCAGCAATGCAAAGTACAATCTTACAGGAATAGTGTCATATTGCGCATCTATCATCATATCCATACCTTTTATGGCGCCATCGGGTTTCCCTTACGGTCCGGTGGCTCAGGCACTTGGGGGTGTTGACCTGAGTTATTATGTCTCCTTTGTGCTTGCAATGGTTCTGTATGTGGTTATGAACATGATTTCGCCCCGGATGCACAAAAAGGCTGCGGCCATAATAAACGTAAATTGA
- the rpoL gene encoding DNA-directed RNA polymerase subunit L has translation MDSKFRVMEKDKDSMTLEMLNYDNALLRPIVEEILHDDQVSESHYYIKHPVIDNPQIYVKVKTGKPQAAVKRSIKKLSKIYENLALDLAKETKKN, from the coding sequence ATGGATTCAAAATTCAGAGTCATGGAAAAAGATAAAGATTCCATGACACTTGAGATGCTGAACTATGATAATGCGCTTCTGAGGCCAATTGTTGAGGAAATACTCCATGATGACCAGGTGTCTGAATCACATTACTATATCAAACATCCCGTTATAGATAATCCCCAGATATATGTGAAAGTTAAAACCGGGAAACCACAGGCCGCCGTGAAGAGATCGATAAAGAAACTCAGCAAGATTTATGAAAATTTGGCATTGGATCTTGCCAAAGAAACAAAGAAGAACTAA
- a CDS encoding tRNA (guanine(10)-N2)-dimethyltransferase: MPRYILECSSLNLELVRNEIKALSDNFGRFNIKGQAGNLFFIEGDWNSASQSQFVNTITEILQVTDRPEEFDSSLIPDGNYYVRLKQYSGKDHDYTESGIGSILESKGRVSFTKFDFVIRVIRADRWYLGLLRYERDRKELEQRRAPMRPFFSPVSLHPRFGRYLVNVSMTREGDTVLDPFCGTGGILIEAALMGRKIIGSDASLAMVMGARLNLKYFGFSDAKIMRSSISELKLNEKVAGIVTDMPYGRNSSLHGDEIGKLYSESFSAFHNLLKDEGYCAVIVGNSSLLDLSKELFELISVIPVPQHKTLTRYFTVMRKK; this comes from the coding sequence ATGCCCAGATATATCCTTGAATGCAGTTCCCTGAACTTGGAACTGGTCAGGAATGAGATAAAGGCACTCAGTGATAATTTTGGGAGATTCAATATAAAAGGGCAGGCTGGGAACCTATTCTTTATAGAGGGAGACTGGAATAGTGCGTCCCAGTCCCAGTTTGTAAATACAATTACCGAGATTCTGCAAGTAACAGACAGACCGGAGGAGTTTGATAGTTCACTTATTCCCGACGGAAATTATTACGTCCGCCTGAAACAATACTCCGGAAAAGACCATGACTATACAGAATCGGGAATTGGATCAATCCTCGAGTCGAAGGGGAGAGTTTCATTCACGAAGTTTGACTTTGTTATAAGGGTAATCAGGGCAGATCGATGGTATCTTGGCTTACTCCGGTATGAGCGAGACAGAAAGGAACTTGAACAGAGAAGGGCTCCAATGCGCCCCTTCTTTTCCCCGGTTTCTCTTCATCCAAGATTCGGAAGGTACCTGGTGAACGTGTCAATGACCAGGGAGGGGGACACGGTTCTCGATCCTTTCTGCGGAACCGGAGGAATATTGATTGAGGCTGCCTTGATGGGAAGAAAAATAATCGGTAGCGATGCTTCGCTTGCAATGGTAATGGGAGCGAGACTTAACCTGAAATATTTTGGATTTTCTGATGCGAAGATAATGAGAAGCAGCATTTCTGAACTGAAACTGAACGAGAAGGTTGCGGGTATTGTTACCGACATGCCATATGGAAGGAATTCGTCGCTACATGGCGATGAAATCGGGAAATTGTACTCAGAATCTTTTTCCGCATTTCACAATCTTCTGAAAGATGAGGGATACTGTGCCGTGATTGTGGGCAACTCAAGCCTTCTCGATCTTTCAAAGGAACTGTTCGAACTGATATCCGTCATCCCAGTTCCGCAACACAAAACCCTGACCAGGTATTTCACAGTAATGAGAAAAAAATAG
- a CDS encoding phosphoribosylamine--glycine ligase, translating into MLGIRSMIKVLLIGGGGREDAIGRKIVEGGATLYCVAKNLNPSLSKISNEYKVISELDYDKILKYATEKKVDLLFVGPDPVLETPLVDMAEKSGIRVSSPSREASKIETSKEYMRGFVERNGIKGNIFSRVFTDGVEASKFITSSQMEFAVKPIGLTGGKGVKVMGSQISTREEASRYAAEIVSRDGRVLLEEKISGEEFSLQVFSDGSTISPMPLAQDYKRALEGDRGVNTGGMGSITDSDHKLPFITAGCRDSALAIMKSIVNHMKLEGNPFKGIMYGQFMQVNGEPKIIEINARFADPEGINVLFLLEDNLPDILFRIADSSLSNSSRFMHLATTLKYIVPSGYGENAQPGQLDIDLSGLPENLQIYYASVSGTKEKVKMTSSRALAMISRSDSIESASKAVEDNLWRIKGNFYVRHDIGSPEFMREKLRRSSH; encoded by the coding sequence ATGCTGGGGATAAGATCAATGATTAAGGTACTGCTCATAGGGGGAGGTGGAAGAGAGGATGCGATAGGACGTAAAATTGTCGAGGGTGGAGCAACCCTTTACTGCGTCGCAAAGAACCTAAACCCTTCGCTTTCAAAAATTTCAAATGAGTATAAAGTGATCAGTGAGCTTGATTACGATAAAATCCTGAAATATGCAACGGAAAAAAAAGTGGATCTGCTTTTTGTCGGACCAGACCCGGTACTTGAAACTCCACTCGTCGACATGGCAGAAAAGTCGGGTATCAGGGTCTCATCTCCATCCAGAGAAGCATCAAAAATTGAAACCTCAAAAGAGTACATGCGCGGTTTTGTAGAAAGAAATGGAATAAAGGGTAATATTTTCTCAAGGGTATTTACCGACGGGGTAGAAGCTTCAAAATTCATAACTTCCAGTCAAATGGAGTTTGCCGTTAAACCCATCGGGCTAACTGGTGGAAAGGGAGTCAAAGTCATGGGTTCTCAGATCAGTACCAGGGAGGAGGCATCAAGATATGCTGCTGAGATAGTTTCCAGGGATGGGCGGGTCCTGCTTGAGGAAAAGATCAGCGGCGAAGAATTCTCCCTCCAGGTGTTCTCGGATGGCAGCACCATCTCCCCTATGCCTCTTGCGCAGGATTACAAGAGGGCTCTCGAGGGTGACAGGGGCGTCAATACTGGCGGCATGGGGTCAATCACCGATTCCGATCACAAACTTCCCTTCATAACTGCTGGATGCCGGGATAGTGCCCTGGCAATAATGAAGAGTATAGTGAATCATATGAAACTTGAGGGGAATCCTTTCAAGGGTATCATGTACGGGCAGTTCATGCAGGTTAATGGAGAACCTAAAATAATTGAAATAAACGCAAGATTTGCTGATCCCGAGGGCATAAACGTTCTGTTTCTTCTTGAGGACAACCTGCCCGATATACTGTTCAGGATAGCGGATTCTTCATTGAGTAACAGCTCTCGATTCATGCATTTAGCTACAACATTGAAATATATAGTGCCCAGTGGCTACGGCGAAAATGCCCAACCGGGTCAGCTGGATATTGACCTTTCCGGCCTGCCTGAGAATCTGCAGATATACTATGCTTCTGTATCAGGTACAAAAGAAAAGGTCAAGATGACATCCTCAAGGGCACTTGCGATGATATCAAGATCGGATTCAATCGAATCAGCTTCCAAGGCAGTTGAAGATAATCTGTGGAGAATAAAGGGGAATTTTTACGTCAGGCACGATATCGGATCACCGGAATTCATGAGGGAAAAGTTGCGTCGATCCTCTCACTGA
- a CDS encoding deoxycytidine triphosphate deaminase: MISDSEIVAMVSKGELIVSNFRKEQLTPNGYDLTIGEVRIHGETHSEGFVPAKTFFLVSTMERLDIKRGLIGQLWLKSSYCRKGIFGSFGLVDSGFRGELTLALYNASDEAVHIAVGKAIAQIAFMKMSSEPALGYDQRSGNFQGQSGITTEFVKK, from the coding sequence ATGATTTCAGACTCCGAAATAGTTGCCATGGTATCAAAAGGAGAGCTCATAGTAAGCAATTTCAGGAAAGAACAGCTTACGCCCAATGGATACGACCTAACCATAGGTGAAGTGAGGATCCATGGCGAGACACACAGTGAAGGATTTGTTCCAGCAAAGACATTTTTCCTGGTATCAACCATGGAACGCCTGGACATTAAAAGGGGACTCATCGGGCAGTTATGGTTGAAATCATCGTACTGCAGAAAGGGAATTTTCGGTAGTTTCGGACTTGTAGATTCAGGTTTCAGAGGAGAACTTACCCTTGCGCTTTACAATGCATCAGATGAAGCCGTTCACATTGCTGTTGGAAAAGCTATCGCACAGATTGCGTTCATGAAGATGTCGTCAGAACCTGCTCTAGGGTATGACCAGAGGTCCGGGAATTTTCAGGGTCAGTCAGGCATCACCACAGAATTTGTCAAGAAATGA
- the rnz_1 gene encoding Ribonuclease Z, translated as MARGKLPEIRSNKSLFSLPDYRTMASNIRITFFGTGGSWPTPLRGLPSVGIQVDDKLNLFDCGEGSQKQIMKSSTSFMKVENVFITHFHGDHFIGLIGMVQSMSFNGRSDPLNIYGPRGAIHMILNALNVGYFRLNFDVKITELDANRTYDFGEFTISTLPNDHPVPALSYCLEEKDLIRIDRQKAEDLAFPVRRLEELRQKGILEIDGRIYSIGDVSAGVRKGRKIVYTGDTRPMQSMVEFSRNADVLIHDTTTDSSLEPKVNEFGHTSAKQAAKIARDANVKRLYLFHYSPRVDDVNTLLTEAREIFPQTFASSDLAEFDVPVNRA; from the coding sequence ATGGCACGAGGAAAGCTTCCAGAAATAAGGTCAAATAAAAGTTTATTCTCATTGCCCGATTACCGGACAATGGCGTCAAACATACGAATAACCTTCTTTGGAACCGGCGGTTCCTGGCCCACCCCGTTACGTGGGTTACCCTCAGTTGGGATACAGGTTGACGATAAGCTGAACCTGTTCGACTGCGGAGAAGGTTCCCAGAAGCAGATAATGAAGAGCAGCACATCCTTCATGAAGGTAGAGAATGTTTTCATAACGCATTTTCACGGGGACCATTTCATTGGTCTCATAGGCATGGTGCAGAGCATGTCATTCAACGGGCGATCAGACCCATTGAATATATACGGGCCAAGGGGGGCGATCCATATGATACTTAACGCCCTGAATGTCGGATATTTCCGGCTAAACTTTGACGTGAAGATCACAGAACTTGACGCAAACAGAACATATGATTTCGGGGAATTTACAATAAGCACCCTGCCAAATGACCATCCTGTTCCCGCACTGTCCTACTGCCTGGAGGAAAAGGACCTGATCAGAATTGACCGGCAGAAAGCAGAAGACCTGGCATTTCCTGTAAGAAGGCTTGAAGAACTGAGGCAAAAGGGCATTCTGGAGATTGATGGTAGAATATACAGTATAGGGGATGTCAGCGCAGGAGTAAGGAAGGGGCGTAAGATCGTATATACTGGGGATACAAGACCAATGCAATCCATGGTTGAGTTTTCAAGAAACGCCGACGTGTTGATTCACGATACGACAACAGACTCTTCACTGGAACCAAAGGTCAACGAATTTGGCCACACATCTGCCAAGCAGGCAGCAAAGATAGCAAGAGATGCTAACGTGAAGCGTCTCTATCTTTTTCATTACAGTCCGAGAGTGGATGACGTGAACACTCTTCTAACCGAGGCTAGGGAAATTTTTCCGCAAACTTTCGCGAGTTCAGATCTTGCAGAGTTCGATGTACCCGTGAATAGGGCTTGA
- a CDS encoding bifunctional RNAse/5-amino-6-(5-phosphoribosylamino)uracil reductase gives MRFVKGDAEKALRIIDAYIEKNLKVPVIVEGAKDSEALRGLGFKGKIIVFNSGLSVVAFCEELSYRESRLIILVDFDRTGSLLRKRLSSLLSASIQEVDTDLWEYIRGHFPIRTVEELPSIIGLVGKEVQGNHGTRKASRNKVK, from the coding sequence ATGCGGTTCGTTAAAGGGGATGCGGAAAAAGCTCTTCGGATCATTGATGCGTACATCGAGAAGAATCTCAAGGTGCCGGTTATTGTTGAAGGAGCAAAGGATTCAGAAGCGTTAAGAGGACTCGGGTTCAAAGGCAAGATTATAGTTTTTAACTCTGGGCTAAGTGTAGTAGCCTTTTGTGAAGAACTTTCCTACAGGGAGTCAAGGTTAATCATTCTGGTCGATTTTGACAGAACAGGTAGTCTTTTGAGGAAGAGGTTATCGTCTCTCCTTTCTGCATCAATTCAGGAGGTGGATACCGACCTGTGGGAATACATACGTGGACATTTCCCTATCAGGACAGTGGAGGAACTCCCCTCAATAATTGGTCTTGTGGGAAAGGAAGTGCAGGGAAATCATGGCACGAGGAAAGCTTCCAGAAATAAGGTCAAATAA
- a CDS encoding segregation and condensation protein B, whose translation MIMNPRLMVEAVLYASNKPLSIRDISGVLSLPVSDVSKEMKKLIREYGDREISMTIVKIGKRYRMQLKEEYLDTVNAVSEPELTGLELSVMGFIASHPSCRKGDLREKFGEKYHLPLETLKAKKLVHGSKYRNTEILTTGKRFFDYFGIDRSRFGNMVKDVLEDHAGDKIND comes from the coding sequence ATGATAATGAACCCCAGGCTAATGGTCGAGGCAGTTCTATATGCAAGCAATAAACCTCTGAGTATACGGGATATCTCCGGCGTCCTTTCCCTGCCAGTAAGTGACGTGTCTAAGGAGATGAAAAAACTCATTCGTGAGTATGGAGATAGAGAAATATCAATGACCATTGTGAAGATAGGAAAAAGATACAGGATGCAACTGAAGGAGGAGTACCTGGACACAGTGAACGCTGTTTCTGAGCCAGAACTGACAGGGCTTGAGCTTTCAGTGATGGGATTCATAGCTTCCCATCCATCATGCAGGAAAGGAGATTTGAGAGAGAAATTCGGGGAAAAATATCACTTACCGCTGGAGACGCTGAAGGCAAAAAAACTTGTACATGGCAGCAAATACAGGAACACGGAAATTCTTACTACCGGAAAGAGGTTCTTTGATTATTTCGGAATAGATCGGAGTCGGTTCGGGAACATGGTAAAAGACGTTTTAGAGGATCATGCTGGGGATAAGATCAATGATTAA
- a CDS encoding Putative ski2-type helicase has product MNGLETFSLLDSRIVAMLAERGIETPTMPQAMAMRSIIDGKDVLLLSPTGSGKTEAAILPLMHILLRDSPPPVSVLYITPLRALNRDMLQRLIDYGRKIGISVQVRHSDIGPAEKREILKNPAGILITTPESLQIMLNGKNLREIIKNVRYVVADELHELAQNERGSQFSLAMERLRHLTGGFQAVGLSATVGNAEELSLMLNGSGKVEIIKAEVEKKMDATAVIPESSDKSASEIMGCDEQYAGAILYVWNLIDKNPGTIVFVNTRSIAEDISFRIRLMIKDPPIMVHHGSLSRDTREAAERDFKSGKIKAIISTSSLELGIDIGLAKLVIQFNSPRQINKLLQRVGRSGHSLEKVSRGIVVCTDVIELEEALAIIDQANAGVLEDILIMKNSLATIANQIISEIHFSKELSADALFSQITAAYPFRTLSHDDFTALLEFLARTRKIWNDPQVIRRRAGTLSYYLENISMIPSEKNYRVIDIGSRKFIGTLDERYVVNEIEPGSYFVIKGSTWRTVRIDEDRIFVEAFPTVAIAPKWSGEDIPVLPDVMDNISEMRKNNRIPENTDSFSRALMKEWYSGQLALKERVIIETKNGEVIVQIISGTRANFALAEILTSFMVSVTGQSVEMDYSPYHIYMRCSRQIMAADVEKIIRGIDPGRLEDYIRAVARRSRFFNLVFLYEAKKFGVISKDADISRIRFEKIVDSYLDTPVYTDSVRKLITNYMDLDTLRSFLSNIGNVEFVLKNSISSSSSIFLRHYSEKVMPLKPTKSILESVKTRLMNEETVLYCTACGNIRTMKIREIRSIKCPDCGSYLVASLSRYDREELQSISGKESENSRIRKRISKNAHLVKERGMVAIMTMAARGIGAETASRILEVSYHSEEDIIRAILTAEVEFAKNKRYWD; this is encoded by the coding sequence ATGAATGGTTTGGAAACTTTCAGTTTACTTGATAGCAGGATAGTCGCCATGCTGGCGGAAAGGGGTATCGAAACTCCAACTATGCCGCAGGCAATGGCAATGCGGTCTATAATCGATGGCAAAGACGTCCTGCTATTATCGCCAACCGGAAGCGGCAAGACAGAGGCTGCCATCCTGCCGTTAATGCACATCTTATTGAGGGATAGCCCTCCGCCGGTATCTGTGCTCTACATTACGCCACTAAGGGCACTTAATCGTGACATGCTGCAGCGGCTGATAGATTACGGAAGGAAGATAGGAATATCAGTGCAGGTAAGGCACAGTGATATCGGACCTGCTGAGAAGAGGGAGATCCTGAAAAATCCGGCTGGAATACTCATAACGACGCCGGAGTCCCTGCAGATAATGCTCAACGGAAAGAATCTCAGAGAAATTATTAAAAACGTCAGGTACGTCGTCGCGGATGAACTTCACGAGCTTGCGCAGAATGAGAGGGGTTCGCAATTTTCACTGGCAATGGAAAGACTGAGGCATCTTACCGGAGGATTCCAGGCTGTTGGACTTTCGGCGACTGTCGGAAATGCAGAAGAACTCTCCCTGATGCTGAACGGTTCCGGCAAGGTAGAGATCATCAAGGCAGAAGTAGAGAAAAAGATGGATGCAACGGCAGTGATCCCTGAAAGTTCTGATAAATCAGCATCAGAAATAATGGGTTGTGATGAACAGTATGCAGGGGCAATATTGTATGTATGGAATCTTATAGACAAAAACCCTGGAACCATTGTATTCGTGAATACGAGGAGCATAGCGGAGGATATATCATTCAGGATTAGACTCATGATCAAGGACCCTCCCATAATGGTGCATCACGGCTCTCTTTCCAGAGATACGCGCGAGGCAGCCGAACGGGATTTTAAGAGCGGTAAGATAAAAGCGATAATCTCTACTTCATCACTTGAGCTTGGGATAGATATCGGGCTTGCAAAACTTGTGATACAGTTCAATTCCCCCAGGCAAATCAATAAGTTGCTCCAACGTGTAGGTAGGTCCGGGCACAGCCTTGAGAAGGTGTCAAGAGGCATAGTTGTCTGTACTGATGTGATAGAACTGGAGGAGGCCCTTGCAATCATCGACCAGGCGAATGCTGGCGTGCTGGAGGACATATTGATCATGAAAAATTCGCTGGCAACCATCGCAAACCAGATCATATCAGAAATACACTTCTCCAAGGAATTAAGCGCTGATGCACTGTTTTCCCAGATCACGGCTGCATACCCATTTCGCACGCTCAGTCATGATGACTTTACCGCTCTCCTTGAATTCCTTGCCAGAACGAGGAAAATATGGAATGATCCTCAGGTTATCCGCCGGAGAGCAGGTACACTTAGTTATTATCTCGAGAATATTTCCATGATACCGAGTGAAAAAAATTACAGGGTTATTGATATAGGTTCCAGGAAATTTATCGGAACCCTTGACGAACGATATGTTGTCAACGAGATAGAGCCCGGCAGCTACTTCGTGATCAAGGGTTCCACCTGGCGGACTGTCAGGATAGATGAGGACAGGATTTTTGTCGAGGCCTTCCCGACTGTGGCAATCGCCCCGAAATGGTCCGGTGAAGATATACCGGTACTACCGGACGTGATGGACAATATTTCAGAAATGCGTAAGAATAACCGAATTCCTGAAAATACAGACAGTTTTTCCAGGGCACTGATGAAGGAATGGTATTCAGGGCAACTGGCATTGAAGGAACGAGTAATTATTGAGACAAAGAATGGCGAGGTGATCGTGCAGATAATATCGGGGACAAGAGCAAATTTTGCTCTTGCGGAAATTCTTACCAGTTTTATGGTATCAGTAACAGGGCAGAGCGTGGAGATGGACTATTCCCCATATCACATTTATATGAGATGCTCCCGCCAGATAATGGCTGCAGATGTGGAAAAAATTATTCGCGGCATAGATCCAGGAAGGTTAGAGGATTATATCAGGGCCGTGGCAAGGAGATCGCGTTTCTTCAACCTTGTATTCCTGTATGAAGCAAAAAAATTCGGTGTAATCAGCAAGGACGCAGATATTAGCAGAATCAGGTTTGAGAAGATTGTGGACTCCTATCTGGACACTCCCGTATATACAGATTCTGTGAGGAAGCTGATAACTAACTATATGGATCTCGACACTCTAAGGTCGTTCCTTTCTAACATTGGTAATGTGGAGTTCGTCCTGAAGAATAGCATTTCAAGTTCTTCCAGTATTTTCCTGAGACATTACTCTGAAAAGGTGATGCCTCTCAAGCCCACAAAATCCATTCTTGAGTCAGTGAAAACAAGACTGATGAACGAAGAAACCGTTTTGTACTGTACCGCCTGTGGAAACATTCGGACCATGAAGATTCGTGAAATCCGGTCAATTAAGTGCCCGGATTGCGGAAGCTATCTCGTAGCTTCACTTTCAAGGTATGATCGGGAAGAGCTCCAGTCCATATCAGGTAAGGAAAGTGAAAACTCAAGGATAAGGAAGAGAATTTCAAAGAATGCACATCTTGTCAAGGAAAGGGGGATGGTAGCAATAATGACAATGGCTGCAAGGGGTATAGGGGCCGAAACTGCATCCAGGATCCTTGAGGTTTCGTATCACAGTGAAGAGGATATAATCAGGGCAATACTCACCGCTGAAGTTGAGTTCGCAAAGAATAAACGTTACTGGGACTGA
- a CDS encoding selenocysteinyl-tRNA-specific translation factor — protein sequence MNPINIFAYNVPEIIREIAKKGTESDITIYHRKDGETVLTILSPTRFPEKMSSLTDSIYPADVVILGIDDINRDLGEVLIALDLMKKDRGFIILKDENKLSTVRKIISNTVVSKYEFFRGSPVELASSIGSMKIMRGNEGTSVIIDHFFKVKSVGTVALGFVLKGTIAKHQNLYASSLDSQVQIRSIQMQDVDVDSAPAGSRVGLALKNIEIDDMERGMFLTENQLKRVAKIESQINFHPTLAGKNISGNEIFICDQMKYSRGFTSGNEITLDRPIAVYNDVLAICSNTSIPRILGTVKVQ from the coding sequence ATGAATCCAATAAACATTTTCGCATACAATGTTCCTGAAATCATAAGAGAAATAGCGAAGAAGGGAACGGAAAGTGACATCACAATCTATCACAGGAAAGATGGGGAAACTGTGTTGACCATACTCTCCCCTACCCGCTTTCCGGAAAAGATGTCCTCGCTTACGGATTCCATATATCCTGCGGATGTAGTCATACTTGGGATAGATGATATAAACAGGGATCTTGGTGAAGTGCTAATAGCCCTTGACTTGATGAAGAAAGACAGGGGATTTATCATATTGAAGGATGAGAATAAACTTTCCACTGTCAGGAAGATCATCAGTAATACAGTTGTATCAAAATATGAGTTTTTCAGGGGATCTCCTGTTGAACTGGCAAGCTCCATCGGCAGCATGAAAATAATGAGGGGCAATGAGGGGACAAGCGTGATTATTGATCACTTCTTCAAGGTAAAGAGCGTCGGAACCGTTGCTTTGGGATTTGTCCTGAAGGGTACAATTGCAAAACACCAGAATCTCTACGCATCCTCCCTCGATAGCCAGGTGCAAATCAGGTCGATCCAGATGCAGGATGTTGATGTTGACTCTGCTCCTGCTGGGTCGAGAGTGGGTTTGGCCCTGAAGAACATAGAAATCGATGATATGGAGAGGGGTATGTTTCTTACAGAAAACCAGCTTAAAAGAGTGGCAAAAATAGAGTCACAGATAAATTTTCATCCAACCCTTGCCGGGAAGAACATAAGTGGCAATGAGATCTTCATATGCGACCAGATGAAATATTCCAGGGGATTCACAAGTGGCAATGAGATCACACTTGATCGTCCAATAGCTGTGTACAATGATGTGCTTGCCATATGCTCAAACACATCTATTCCGAGAATTCTTGGAACTGTCAAGGTTCAGTGA